The sequence ttttgttgtgaatatttttttatcccaaCAGAATCGCAATTTCATCGTGTTACAAGGGTGTTGctaaatataacaataaaatcatgattttattgttatgtttggggcgacaaaaaaatatacaatgaaaTTGTGATTTCATTGTATTCATATACAACAAAATCACGACTTTGTTGTGTATAAGAGAGACGAAATAGCTTCgaaacaaaattacaattttattgtgTGTTTTATACAATAGAATTATATTACGTGGAAAGGGTGTTTAAAAAAACTCTCAAACCCTTAATAGGAGTTAAAGCATTAAAATGGAACCAATAGTAACTCCGTTTTTAATCGTCCTCATACATATAGTAGCACAATTACATTGGTGGTCTATATGTGTTGTTTGGTTGTTGtgtcatttttatataatttatgttagAGACAACTCACTCTCATAAAAGATTATGTCAACAAACATTTCAATCTATTTCTCTACCATAAATTGCATCGTTCAAGCTTCGTGTTTGGTGTTGGAATATCATCTATTTTACTAGTTCCTAAGCCTAAGAAAATGAGTGTTTGGTTTGCAGTTAAGAATATTGATCCAATTAACTTGTGTTTCAATACAAAtctaatggataaaaataaaataaacccaaaagaaaaaatcttAATCTGTtggcaaaattatttttgtctcaAACTTAATTTTGCACTTAAAAACCAAACAAATTAATGTTGTTAACTGTCACTTGCCAATCCAATTTGTGAAGATCTCCAAATTAAATATCCATACCCCAAATTTTCTATACCTTAAAAATAGGAAGTGCTTGGGATGAAATCAAAATAATGCAAACTAACACAAGATCCAAGTGCCAATTCTTGAAGATTGTTGTTCCTTAGGTATCTTTCTTACCtctcttcatttaaaattgaaattttatccACAGTAATTTACTCGTTAAATACCAGggaattattaaaaatcaattcaacaaacaccctataattttctcttttctcttttccccCTCTTATTTTACATTACTATATTTGTTAAATGATTCTAATTTCTcttattattgaaaaaacatATTCTCCTAACAATCCTGTTAAATAGTGTTGTGTTAAAGGATTCACGGAAAGGCAACCGATCTGAGTAATAAAAGAGACTCTATGACTTGGATTCAGCAGTAAAATATGACTCTAACAAGTTTAGTTAGAAAGAATGAATGTGACGGAAGAACGTTAGACAAATAGTGGGATGTCATAGACAAATAGTGGGATGCCATAGACAAAAGAGAAGctaaagtgaagaagaaaacctCTCATGGTTTCTCTCTTTCGCTAGAGGAAACAAAATAGTATTCGTATGGAGAGTGTGGACTGTGGGAACTGGGAgcacgtttttttttttgtgtcaaCAAACTTAATAAACAATCAACCATAGTTCATAGACCATAGTGCTTCAAAAacattagtttatttttcttaaaaaaataaaacagaagtcctaaaagaaacaataaaaaaaaaaaaaaaatcaaactgggtctccaaaagaagaaaagacaAGTGGGCTCAATTGGAAATACAGCATGGATGGGCCTCCTGTTACtattatgttataattttttggaatagttttttttttataattggcaCAAAGCTATTTacaatttctattattttacaCGTAGACGATGAAATTTGaggattttagaaaaaataatttttttgtacacAGTTTATACAAGAAAAAATGATATGTAATTACGTTAAAAGAAATAGTAAACATAAAGAATAGTTTTATTTAGAACAAAACATTATTTCCAAGTTAAAATAGGAACTTAGTAGGTTGGACTCAAAGATGAACAACGGACCCAAAAACCCAAAATTTAGAAGCAAAGGCTCTTAACTTGGGACCGCTGGTCCTTTATTTAATTCGTCTGAACTCAAATTTAATTAGGCAGTGATTCAAATTTGCTTGattatttcttaataaaaacaatttcatttgaaatatataatgtTGTAAATTTTCATGGgtcaaaagaaaattcaaaattattcgAAGGTTACggtgaaaatattattataggTTAAAAATGGGACAACACAACTTAAATCaatcttcaaattttatataactgtttagatttgaaattaaataagcCTAATTAGTGGTGGTACAAAGTACATGATCTATTCATTGGTGCAATATAATTTTGAAGAGGCAaaagatattatatataaataacagtCTGAAGCACAGGCAatagaaaaaaagttaagaaactACAATTATTTTCTCTTGGTTGCAAGTTAATTTCAAAGTCCCCTACATGGCACGGGTCACACTAAAAAGAAAGACATGTTTGATTCTCATTCTCCCTAAACCCCAATCAAGTTATGATGCAAGTTCCGATTCCATAACAATGTTTGTCCGTTTAAGGTGACCTATTTGGGGAACTACGTGTTTGATTTGTGGACACTAAAAATCCTCCGCAATGCATCAATGATTAAACCAGTAAAAATCCCCGGCAGTGTATTTACCAAATTGCCACAACACAAGACACTTTCATAGTTCTATTCCATGCTCTTCAAAAGCCAGCCATAGCTGTCATAAAATGCACATGTATGGCACATAATTGAAATCATTAGAAACGGCTAGAGTCATGAGAATTGAATGGGCCctctaactttttatatttacgAAGAGGTAACAAAACAAACTCCCACTGACCCATCATCCATCTATCTGATACTGATGCATTATTTGGGTGCCATAAATTGAGATAAGAATAAGCAGTTGAAGGGGTTAATGGCTGGTAGGTTGCCTGGTGTTGGGTTGCTTGCAAGGAAGAGAACAGAGCAGAACCATAGATATGAACACCAACACCATGCCACATGCCGACAATCCTATCACCTTGGAGAATCATCATTGGAACCACCATGGATACCACTCACTGTCTTAGATGAAACTGCTCTCAAGGCCAGACAAAGGCTTCACAAGAAGCTTGGACACTTCTTTTCCTCATACaggtatatatattaattaacttttctACCTACTACACTTCGTTTTCCACCAGTTACTTATGCGCACACACATGCCTGATTAAATCAAGTGTGTTCGGATTCGGAGATTCacatgattttatttgttagattCGACATGGTTCCTCGGCAATCAAACTCTATCTGGCTATATACAATGATTCCTTCTGGTCTATagataaaatatcataaaaggCATATTTCATAAGTGATATATCCACTACTATCCAAATATAATGTACTAATGTTTAGATACACCCACGTGATGTCCTTTGAAACTCGAGAGAATCTTGGATACATGAACATGAAGTTAATTtgatcaattttacaaaattgtaaaaaaCGTTTAACCTTATCAATTTTACTATCTATATTTGGTAACTACTATATTAGTATAACTTTTGACTTTTATGTGgaatttcaagatattttgagatTCGATTCTTTATACTGGTCATAAAGTTAATTTTGGGTTACATTTAAAACTTTTTACCCCAATTTAAGGTTGTGTTATATGAAAATTGAATTCCAATTTAGCCCCTTCCCACAAGCTGTGAACTAAATTACATTAGTTGAGTCAAATTTACTTTCTAACTAAGTCtacttattaaaatttgaaattgacaCACGTACGTGACCAAAGTGGGATTCCTAGACTTTGTACCTCCATTTTAAGAGGGATCTTTGTTAAGATGATAAGAGGAGAGCCTGTAAAACAAAGAATTTTGACATTCAAGTAAGTATATCAGTTAGGagataaagtatatatatatgcataagtATAAGTTTGAGTAAGCGTTCGAGAGATAATAAGTGTACATGTGTGTTTGCTCGTGTGTCCGTATGTGTTGAGAGATCGATGAAACCTGATATTTATAAGAGTGAAGTGGAACTGCTGGTTCTTGTTTGTGAGGGTTTGATGAGGACATGAGGGTTCACATCAGGGTTGTTATAACTTTTACAAATAATTAGTGGCTTATAAATAATAGCTAATGGCTTATAAGATAATACGTAGCTTAGAGATAAAAGCTAATAAATAATTGATGACTTTGTAGATAATTAAATATCtatcaagaaataaaagataacaaaatattcaaataataagatGTTAGAGGTCATATGTCAGTTAGGGAGTTCGGCTACTAAGGATCAAGTGTTCATGCTCATGTTTTAGGACTAACGGAAAGGATTGACACGTGTTTCAAAGTGTCATGTATATTTTGTAGACCTTGTACAATACATtaagtataaatataataaaataaaaaatatttttatacgtAATGACAAGAAGAGTTAAATGCAAATACAATTTATCTTATGTGGCTATTGAGAGAGGATCCGTGAACCTTACAGCTAAGAATGTAATGGAGTCCCGAGTTTAAATTTATGGGAAGGTCATTGCTCTGCTTGTTTGAGTGTGCactaatgaataattaattgattatccCAGTTGCTTAATACATACATTACAGGTCAAGTGAGAATccaagaaaagaaggaaaagtaaACCAAAGCAGCTACGAGAAGAAGGATGGAGGAATAGGTCGGAAGTTGTTAGAGAGTTCATGGTTGTTGCGTGGCAACAAGTTTAAGAAAGATAGAAAAGTGTGTGCTGTGTGCCTAGAAGATTTGGGGCAAGAGCAACAGCTTATGAACCTTTCATGCTCCCATAAGTACCATTCAGCATGCCTTCTTCCCTGGCTTGCAGCCCATCCCCATTGCCCTTATTGTCGAACCCCAGTTCAGCCCTGACCTCATATTCAAGGGTCAAGACTCAGTATATGGTGCCTTGTAGAAAGGACAAAAATATCAAAGTTTTATCTAGTATTGCAATTTGCCGCACATTTTTCTTGTTACTGATTGCCTAGGAAATTTGATTGCTCTTCTCAGGTATTGGTGGATATCCCCTATTGTAATACACCATGCTCTTCAAAAGATTGAAATTATACACTATCCCCCAAGAAGGCAATAACTATCCCTTCTTGCTTGCATGAAAAAAAAGGACCATGTTTCTAACTCATCAATGCGGTGAACTTTGACCACGTTTCTTGAGCTATTTTCTCTTCACAAGCAATATACTTATCGGGCAAGGGCAAACCTAACCTAACCTAACCTACAGCAAGTTAAACATTTCCTTTGAGTCCAAGGTTCCCAAAAATTTaccttatcaatattttttcttctacagaatgtaataaaaaaatattaatattaatatataattaatgtcaaataattatttctttattttttaaaaaattaatacattaattacTAATGACTTCTTCTTTGACTCTGCTGGTACATCGTGTACTTGTGTTtcgtttattaataaaatatgtttttgccttgttaaaaacaattaattactaatgattccttcatttctttcttatttatttgataaattcaatttttataatatctttttttttcaaaaataaagttaataatcATTCTTATTACCACCCTTATTGTGATCACCAAATCATTATTATTTCGGATAATAAATGATGGTACAATTATAGTGGAAAGGATGGTGGACCGATAGTTACACATTATACATTGTGGCAGTTGTT comes from Glycine soja cultivar W05 chromosome 20, ASM419377v2, whole genome shotgun sequence and encodes:
- the LOC114403903 gene encoding RING-H2 finger protein ATL34-like, which encodes MAGRLPGVGLLARKRTEQNHRYEHQHHATCRQSYHLGESSLEPPWIPLTVLDETALKARQRLHKKLGHFFSSYRSSENPRKEGKVNQSSYEKKDGGIGRKLLESSWLLRGNKFKKDRKVCAVCLEDLGQEQQLMNLSCSHKYHSACLLPWLAAHPHCPYCRTPVQP